A portion of the Bosea sp. NBC_00550 genome contains these proteins:
- a CDS encoding alpha/beta fold hydrolase, whose amino-acid sequence MNTITTKDGAQIYFKDWGAGQPIVFHHGWPLSGDDWDNQMLFFLGKGFRVIAHDRRGHGRSSQTATGNDMDTYAADVGELAAALDLRDAIHIGHSTGGGEVTRYVARHGKGRVAKAVLISAIPPVMVKSDRNPNGTPIAVFDDLRAQLAANRAQFYLDVPSGPFYGFNRKGAKVSEGLIRNWWRQGMMGGANAHYDCIKVFSETDFTEDLKKIDVPVLVMHGDDDQIVPITDSAQLSVKLLKNGTLKVYKGFPHGMFSTHSDEINRDLLAFIKA is encoded by the coding sequence ATGAACACGATTACGACCAAGGACGGCGCGCAGATCTACTTCAAGGATTGGGGGGCGGGACAGCCCATCGTCTTCCATCACGGTTGGCCGCTCAGCGGTGACGACTGGGACAATCAGATGCTGTTTTTCCTGGGAAAGGGCTTCCGGGTAATCGCCCACGATCGGCGAGGTCATGGACGCTCCTCGCAGACCGCGACGGGCAACGACATGGACACCTATGCGGCGGATGTCGGCGAGCTGGCAGCCGCGCTCGACCTGCGCGATGCGATCCATATCGGTCATTCAACCGGCGGCGGCGAAGTGACGCGTTACGTTGCCCGCCATGGCAAGGGGCGGGTCGCCAAGGCCGTGCTCATCAGCGCAATCCCGCCAGTCATGGTGAAATCGGATCGCAACCCGAACGGCACACCAATCGCTGTCTTCGATGATTTGCGTGCCCAGCTCGCTGCCAACCGGGCCCAGTTCTACCTCGATGTGCCCAGCGGACCCTTCTACGGCTTCAATCGCAAGGGCGCGAAGGTATCGGAAGGCCTGATCCGGAACTGGTGGCGCCAGGGCATGATGGGCGGTGCGAACGCGCATTACGACTGCATCAAGGTATTCTCGGAAACCGATTTCACCGAAGACCTCAAGAAGATCGACGTGCCGGTCCTCGTCATGCACGGCGACGACGATCAGATCGTGCCGATCACGGACTCCGCCCAACTGTCGGTCAAGCTGCTGAAGAACGGAACGCTCAAAGTCTACAAGGGCTTTCCGCACGGCATGTTCAGCACGCATTCCGACGAGATCAATCGGGACTTGCTCGCCTTCATCAAGGCGTAG
- a CDS encoding zinc-dependent alcohol dehydrogenase family protein, with product MTTAAAMDALVLNETNAPFTRASIARPEPAAGQVLVRVKASGVNPLDLKIRSGNAAHAKHPFPAILGMDLAGTIEALGAGVTGFAFGDEVYGLTGGVGGLQGSLAQFAAVDASLLAPKPVNLSMREAAALPLVFITAWEGLVDRAQVQARQRVLVQGAGGVGLMAIQIARAFGAEVFAVDRASKGGAIEELGATAIDREQATSQEYVDDHTSGRGFDVVYDTVGGVALDASFHAVRRFGHVVSCLGWGTHSLAPLSFRAASYSGVFTLLPMLTGQGREHHGEIMREATRLVESGRVKPFVDPRRFEFHAVADAHREVENRSASGKIVVDIAD from the coding sequence ATGACCACTGCAGCCGCAATGGACGCACTAGTCCTCAACGAAACCAATGCACCTTTTACTCGGGCGAGCATCGCTCGCCCGGAGCCAGCAGCAGGCCAGGTCCTGGTCCGCGTCAAGGCGAGCGGCGTGAACCCGCTCGACCTCAAAATCAGGAGTGGAAACGCGGCACACGCGAAACACCCCTTTCCCGCGATCCTTGGAATGGATCTCGCCGGCACTATCGAGGCGCTCGGGGCCGGCGTCACCGGCTTCGCTTTTGGAGACGAGGTGTACGGGCTGACCGGAGGCGTCGGGGGGCTTCAAGGATCGCTGGCGCAGTTTGCTGCGGTCGATGCCAGCCTTCTTGCGCCGAAGCCCGTCAATCTCAGCATGCGCGAGGCCGCCGCGCTCCCCCTCGTGTTCATCACGGCGTGGGAAGGTTTAGTCGACCGAGCCCAGGTCCAGGCCCGGCAGAGGGTTCTGGTTCAGGGTGCCGGTGGCGTGGGGCTGATGGCGATCCAGATCGCTCGGGCTTTCGGCGCTGAGGTGTTCGCGGTCGATAGGGCCTCCAAGGGAGGGGCTATCGAGGAATTGGGGGCCACTGCGATCGACCGCGAGCAGGCAACTTCTCAGGAGTATGTCGACGATCACACCAGCGGCCGCGGCTTCGACGTCGTCTACGATACCGTGGGGGGTGTTGCCCTTGACGCCTCGTTCCACGCGGTCCGCCGCTTCGGCCATGTGGTGAGCTGCCTCGGATGGGGCACTCACTCGCTCGCTCCACTGTCGTTCCGCGCCGCGAGCTATTCGGGCGTCTTCACCCTGTTGCCGATGCTGACGGGTCAAGGTCGTGAGCACCATGGCGAGATCATGCGCGAGGCAACGAGGCTGGTAGAGTCCGGGAGGGTCAAGCCGTTCGTCGATCCACGCAGGTTTGAATTCCACGCAGTGGCCGACGCCCACCGCGAGGTCGAAAATCGCAGCGCAAGCGGCAAGATCGTCGTCGATATCGCCGACTAA
- a CDS encoding ATP-binding protein, with protein MDQASLPARLPGGVGLAFGEFCLHPDQHRLFQHNEPVQVGSRALEILIALTERVGEVVTKDELLARAWPNATVEESNLRAQVALLRRILGDNQAAAHYIAAVPGRGYRFVAPVLYSDLNIKAELVGAQSNLPRQLTQVIGREQAIKAVRGRFQRSRLTTVVGPGGIGKTTLCLAIAEQLLSSYEHGVCFLDLAPLANAQLVPSVLAAALGLADGTSDPLPGVITYLRERRMLLIFDSCELVLDASARLAETLLKKAPELHILATSREALRAEGESVYRLAPLEMPAASAGLTAADALTFPAVQLFVDRATSLGSGFELDDNEAPVVADICRQLDGIALAIELAAGRVEAFGTRGIAELLDDRFRLLTGGRRTALPRHQTLAATLDWSYEALSAPEQAVLRRLAVFAGEFTLEAVNAIMSGAGDLATDIRNHLANLIAKSLVAAEAHGEVARYRLLDTTRAYALAKLSERSELGCAMRRVADYLCAVLKHAHGEVDTLPGDEWLGRYGRHINNVRMVLDWTYSTQGDSEVGLAVTVAAIPLWYQLSSVDECLSGVQRALSGLGPGAVRDAQARQVMQLYRALGLSQAFKVGFAPQAPAAFAKALEIAEDLADGEAQLEALWGLWLCQVGMGEYRASLELAQRFMTLAESSLDRFIGDRMLSMTLFSMGDCRGARNHADRMLAHDVSAAGSSPASSVRFRFGQSVTARVQPAQLLWMQGFPDQAVEAVHHAIDAARETGHAISLCDALSRWGCPVWVHVGDLAAADLAITTLLDQAATNALGPWEVFGRCWKGTLLIKQGLLDRGIPLLRTALGELQQGRLFTLYNIRFSGFLAEALALSGQVDEARSLVEAAILRSEEKEELWCVAELLRVKGEILLQEGVGAALVEPCFLESIKRAQQQDALSWELRASMSFARFLRGRGEIVQAHRSLATVYSRFGEGFETADLRAAKALLAELS; from the coding sequence ATGGACCAGGCATCATTACCCGCCAGGCTACCGGGCGGCGTCGGGCTCGCGTTTGGGGAGTTTTGCCTCCATCCTGATCAGCACCGCCTGTTTCAACATAACGAACCAGTACAGGTTGGAAGCCGAGCTCTTGAAATTTTGATCGCCTTGACCGAGCGCGTCGGCGAGGTTGTTACTAAAGATGAATTGCTGGCACGCGCCTGGCCAAACGCTACTGTCGAAGAGTCGAACCTCAGAGCTCAGGTAGCCCTGCTTCGGAGAATCCTTGGCGATAACCAGGCCGCCGCGCACTACATCGCTGCGGTTCCAGGCCGCGGCTACCGGTTTGTGGCTCCGGTCTTGTATTCCGATCTCAATATCAAAGCCGAGTTAGTCGGCGCCCAGAGCAACCTCCCACGACAGCTGACGCAGGTAATCGGGCGTGAGCAGGCGATCAAGGCCGTACGAGGCCGCTTTCAGAGATCCCGTCTCACCACGGTCGTGGGACCGGGCGGTATCGGCAAGACCACGCTCTGTCTCGCCATTGCTGAACAACTCTTGTCGTCGTATGAGCATGGCGTCTGCTTTCTTGATCTGGCGCCGCTTGCGAACGCCCAGCTTGTGCCAAGCGTTCTGGCGGCTGCACTCGGTCTTGCTGACGGGACTTCGGACCCGCTTCCCGGTGTGATCACGTATTTGCGTGAAAGGCGGATGCTGCTGATCTTCGACAGTTGCGAGCTGGTTCTTGATGCTTCAGCTCGGTTGGCGGAGACGCTTCTCAAAAAAGCTCCAGAACTTCACATCCTCGCCACCAGCCGAGAGGCTTTGCGGGCGGAAGGCGAAAGCGTTTATCGCCTCGCTCCCCTCGAGATGCCCGCCGCGTCTGCGGGATTGACCGCCGCGGACGCACTAACTTTCCCGGCCGTCCAGCTGTTTGTCGATCGCGCGACGTCACTCGGCAGTGGCTTCGAGCTCGACGACAATGAGGCGCCTGTCGTCGCTGACATCTGTCGCCAGCTTGATGGGATTGCATTGGCGATTGAGCTTGCGGCGGGCCGCGTCGAGGCGTTTGGCACGCGAGGAATCGCGGAACTCCTCGACGACCGCTTCCGGCTGTTGACTGGCGGTCGGCGTACCGCTCTCCCGAGGCATCAGACGCTCGCTGCTACGCTCGATTGGAGTTACGAGGCGCTGTCGGCGCCGGAGCAGGCGGTCCTGCGTCGCCTCGCCGTGTTTGCCGGCGAGTTTACGCTTGAGGCCGTCAACGCCATCATGAGCGGTGCCGGCGACTTAGCCACCGACATCCGCAATCATCTGGCAAATTTGATCGCTAAGTCTCTCGTCGCGGCGGAAGCCCACGGAGAAGTCGCACGCTACCGGTTGCTCGATACAACCCGTGCCTATGCGCTGGCCAAACTTTCGGAACGAAGCGAGCTAGGTTGCGCCATGCGGCGCGTGGCCGACTATTTGTGCGCAGTGCTGAAGCACGCGCATGGCGAAGTCGACACATTGCCCGGTGATGAGTGGCTCGGCCGGTACGGCCGACACATCAACAATGTGCGCATGGTTCTGGACTGGACTTATTCGACCCAGGGCGATTCAGAGGTCGGCCTCGCAGTGACCGTGGCCGCCATCCCGCTTTGGTATCAGCTGTCGTCGGTCGACGAATGCCTGAGCGGTGTTCAGCGCGCATTGTCGGGCCTTGGCCCGGGAGCAGTCCGGGATGCGCAGGCGCGCCAGGTCATGCAGCTTTACCGAGCTCTCGGTCTGTCTCAAGCTTTCAAGGTCGGCTTCGCGCCGCAAGCTCCGGCTGCGTTCGCCAAGGCATTGGAGATAGCCGAAGACCTCGCCGATGGTGAGGCTCAGTTGGAGGCCCTTTGGGGTTTGTGGCTCTGTCAGGTAGGCATGGGTGAGTACCGAGCGTCACTTGAACTCGCACAACGGTTCATGACGCTCGCCGAAAGTAGCCTCGATCGCTTCATCGGCGATCGGATGCTCAGCATGACACTGTTTTCGATGGGGGATTGTCGGGGCGCTCGTAATCATGCCGATCGTATGCTTGCTCACGATGTCTCCGCCGCCGGAAGCAGCCCAGCCAGTTCGGTACGCTTTCGATTCGGACAATCCGTGACCGCCCGCGTGCAGCCGGCTCAACTCCTCTGGATGCAGGGCTTCCCTGATCAGGCAGTGGAGGCTGTGCACCACGCAATCGATGCTGCTCGAGAAACCGGCCACGCGATTTCACTATGTGATGCCTTATCGCGTTGGGGATGTCCCGTCTGGGTTCACGTCGGGGATTTGGCGGCTGCGGATCTCGCGATCACGACTTTGCTCGACCAGGCGGCAACAAATGCGCTTGGCCCATGGGAGGTATTCGGCCGCTGCTGGAAGGGCACGCTCTTGATCAAGCAGGGTCTGCTTGACCGCGGGATTCCACTTCTCCGGACGGCGCTGGGCGAACTTCAACAGGGGAGATTGTTCACTCTCTACAACATCAGATTTTCCGGCTTCCTCGCCGAAGCGCTAGCGCTTTCGGGGCAAGTCGATGAGGCTCGCTCACTCGTCGAAGCCGCTATCCTGCGGAGCGAGGAAAAAGAGGAGCTTTGGTGCGTCGCCGAGCTTTTGCGCGTCAAGGGCGAGATTCTGTTGCAGGAAGGCGTCGGCGCAGCTTTGGTCGAGCCGTGTTTCCTTGAATCTATCAAGCGGGCGCAACAGCAGGACGCTCTGTCGTGGGAGCTCCGAGCCAGCATGAGCTTTGCCCGTTTCCTACGCGGCCGCGGGGAGATCGTTCAAGCGCATCGGTCGCTGGCGACGGTGTACAGCCGGTTCGGCGAAGGCTTTGAGACAGCCGATCTGAGAGCCGCGAAGGCTCTCCTGGCCGAATTGTCCTAG
- a CDS encoding IS1182 family transposase, translating to MMGERRVAQEALFYEFSLERHVPDDHWVRSIDRFVDLSEIRAHLRPFYSEMGRPSIDPELMIRMLLIGYCFGIRSERRLCEEVHLNLAYRWFCRLGLEGDVPDHSTFSKNRHGRFRESDLLRELFETTVRRCIEEGLVGGEGFAVDASLIKADANKQRSADASELVDWHDLARTRRSVREYLDTLDEAAWGAASEAKPKFVSRADPAAQWTGALKGHAFFAYATNYLIDLDHAVIVDVEASRAIRQAEVGSARTMLDRTQERFGLWPARLAADSAYGSAENLAWLVHKRGIEPHIPVFDKSQRSDGTFSRSDFAYDHARDRYTCPGGKELRPRQKAYRTERPLVDDEGMMRYRASKFDCDACSLKPQCSPNMPARKILRSIHEGARDMARDIAETDAYVTSRRERKKVEMLFAHLKRILRLDRLRLRGPNGARDEFHLAAAAQNLRKLAKLKPNGPQVRPA from the coding sequence ATGATGGGTGAACGGCGGGTGGCGCAGGAGGCGCTGTTCTACGAGTTCAGTCTTGAGCGTCACGTGCCGGACGATCATTGGGTGCGGTCGATAGACCGGTTCGTCGATCTTTCCGAGATCCGCGCACATCTGCGGCCGTTCTACAGCGAGATGGGTCGGCCCTCGATCGATCCGGAGCTGATGATCCGGATGCTGCTCATCGGCTATTGCTTCGGCATCCGTTCCGAGCGGCGCCTGTGCGAGGAGGTGCACCTGAACCTCGCCTATCGCTGGTTCTGCCGGCTCGGGCTTGAGGGCGACGTTCCCGATCACTCGACCTTCTCGAAGAACCGGCATGGCCGCTTCCGCGAGAGCGATCTTCTGCGTGAGCTGTTCGAGACGACCGTCCGGCGTTGCATCGAAGAAGGGCTCGTGGGCGGAGAAGGCTTCGCGGTCGATGCCAGCCTGATCAAGGCCGATGCGAACAAGCAACGTTCCGCGGACGCCTCAGAGCTGGTCGACTGGCACGATCTCGCCCGGACGCGTCGCTCGGTGCGCGAATATCTCGATACGCTCGATGAGGCCGCCTGGGGCGCGGCGAGCGAGGCGAAGCCGAAGTTCGTGTCGCGCGCCGATCCGGCCGCGCAATGGACCGGCGCTTTGAAGGGGCATGCCTTCTTCGCCTACGCCACCAACTACCTGATCGACCTCGACCACGCCGTCATCGTCGATGTCGAGGCCAGCCGCGCCATCCGGCAGGCCGAAGTCGGCTCGGCCCGGACCATGCTCGACCGAACGCAGGAGCGTTTTGGCCTCTGGCCGGCCAGGCTAGCCGCCGACAGCGCCTATGGCTCGGCCGAGAACCTCGCCTGGCTGGTGCATAAGCGCGGGATCGAGCCGCATATCCCGGTCTTCGACAAATCCCAGCGCAGCGACGGCACCTTCAGCCGCTCCGACTTCGCCTATGACCACGCGCGCGATCGCTACACCTGCCCGGGCGGGAAGGAGTTGAGGCCGCGCCAGAAGGCCTATCGAACCGAGCGGCCGCTCGTCGATGACGAGGGCATGATGCGTTACCGCGCCAGCAAGTTCGACTGCGACGCCTGCTCGCTGAAGCCGCAGTGCTCACCCAACATGCCCGCTCGCAAGATCCTGCGCTCGATCCATGAGGGCGCCCGCGACATGGCCAGGGACATCGCCGAGACCGACGCCTATGTCACCTCGCGGCGCGAACGGAAAAAGGTCGAGATGCTGTTTGCTCACCTCAAGCGCATCTTGCGGCTCGACCGGTTGCGACTGCGCGGACCGAATGGCGCCAGAGACGAGTTCCACCTCGCCGCAGCAGCCCAGAACCTCAGGAAGCTCGCCAAACTCAAGCCAAACGGGCCGCAGGTCAGGCCTGCCTGA
- a CDS encoding tautomerase family protein — protein sequence MPFVNVKLVDGVFTPEEKHAMAKALTDVMVQFEGSEAFREVVWVLIEELHTDGWHIGGRPFEGPKSLMDTLGKSKAIYETINGRPTSRSELAAAAPVRA from the coding sequence ATGCCCTTCGTCAACGTCAAGCTGGTCGACGGCGTCTTCACACCCGAAGAGAAGCACGCAATGGCCAAGGCCCTCACCGACGTCATGGTCCAATTTGAGGGATCGGAAGCGTTCCGCGAGGTCGTATGGGTGCTGATCGAAGAGTTGCATACTGATGGCTGGCATATCGGCGGAAGGCCGTTCGAGGGGCCGAAGTCGCTGATGGACACGCTCGGCAAATCCAAGGCCATCTACGAGACGATCAACGGCAGGCCGACCAGCCGGAGTGAGTTGGCCGCCGCCGCGCCCGTCCGAGCCTGA
- a CDS encoding amidohydrolase family protein: MTAYLLCPDLTIRGAEEPEARPEAVLVEDGRIAAIGPADAIGAGAQRIELNGQILLPGLVNAHQHGRGITSLQLGYEDGILEHWMIDRRRRRSMDPYAAALLAAAEMIAAGVTATIQANTPYGTGDYANELRGSIRAYTEAGLRAMVGVGAMDRAFFVYPHEADEHFRATLPEDLAPAAYPSGTVYAGDGPATIALMESLRAETAGSTLISLAYAPAGPQWVSDGLFAALAADAKRNGTPIHMHALESWAQVRTLQRLYPEGLMRRMEALGVLGPLTSLAHAVWLSDDDLAVAARHGVTVVRNPGSNLRLRAGIAPLDAYLEAGVSVAIGTDNTAINDDEDLLAELRLAGRLAGGAGWRDATGPDARALLRMATTAGASAMGLAGQIGIIRAGARADIIAIDRSALGSYVSPAIAPLSLLMGRAGARHVRMTMCDGRILYRNGHYADLDIEAVRAAAAASASGAEEVRNAENVEKLLGIANRHYVDNEHAGTAVTWTPRARNWIAPISED, from the coding sequence ATGACCGCCTATCTGCTCTGTCCAGACCTCACTATCCGAGGCGCCGAGGAGCCGGAGGCGCGGCCGGAGGCAGTGCTCGTCGAGGACGGGAGGATCGCCGCCATCGGCCCGGCCGATGCCATCGGCGCCGGCGCGCAACGGATCGAACTCAATGGGCAGATCCTGCTGCCGGGTCTAGTCAACGCCCATCAGCACGGGCGCGGCATCACGAGTCTGCAGCTCGGCTACGAGGACGGCATCCTCGAACACTGGATGATCGACCGACGTCGCCGGCGCTCGATGGATCCCTATGCCGCCGCCTTGCTGGCGGCGGCGGAGATGATCGCGGCCGGTGTCACTGCCACGATCCAGGCCAACACGCCCTACGGCACGGGCGATTATGCGAACGAACTGCGCGGCTCGATCCGGGCCTATACCGAGGCGGGCTTGCGCGCCATGGTTGGGGTCGGTGCGATGGACCGCGCCTTCTTCGTCTATCCGCATGAGGCCGATGAACATTTTCGCGCGACTTTGCCCGAGGATTTGGCACCTGCCGCCTACCCATCCGGGACCGTCTATGCCGGTGACGGGCCGGCGACGATCGCGCTGATGGAGAGCCTGCGGGCGGAGACAGCCGGCTCGACGCTGATCTCGCTCGCCTATGCTCCCGCGGGGCCACAATGGGTGTCGGACGGGCTGTTCGCCGCGCTCGCCGCCGATGCGAAGCGAAATGGCACACCGATCCATATGCATGCACTTGAATCCTGGGCGCAGGTGCGCACTCTTCAGCGGCTCTACCCAGAGGGGCTGATGCGCCGGATGGAGGCCCTCGGCGTTCTCGGCCCGCTCACCTCGTTGGCGCATGCCGTCTGGCTCAGCGACGACGACCTTGCCGTCGCCGCCCGGCATGGCGTAACCGTCGTGCGTAATCCCGGTTCGAATCTGCGCCTCAGGGCCGGCATCGCCCCGCTCGACGCTTATCTCGAAGCCGGCGTCAGCGTTGCGATCGGAACCGACAATACAGCCATCAACGACGACGAGGATCTGCTGGCTGAACTGCGGCTCGCCGGACGGCTGGCCGGCGGCGCCGGTTGGCGGGACGCGACCGGCCCCGATGCGCGCGCGCTGCTACGCATGGCGACGACGGCGGGAGCCAGCGCGATGGGGCTTGCTGGCCAGATAGGCATCATCCGTGCGGGCGCCCGCGCGGACATCATCGCGATCGACCGCTCGGCACTGGGATCCTATGTCAGCCCGGCGATTGCCCCACTTTCATTGCTGATGGGCCGCGCAGGCGCGCGGCATGTGCGGATGACAATGTGCGACGGGCGCATCCTCTATCGCAACGGTCATTATGCCGATCTCGACATTGAGGCCGTACGGGCCGCGGCGGCGGCCTCGGCGAGCGGCGCCGAGGAGGTTCGCAATGCCGAAAATGTCGAGAAGTTGCTCGGCATTGCTAACCGGCACTATGTCGATAACGAGCACGCGGGTACCGCCGTGACCTGGACGCCCCGCGCGCGCAACTGGATCGCGCCGATTTCCGAGGACTGA
- a CDS encoding AtzE family amidohydrolase → MSETAYAIAADIRSGQRRAVDVVGAALARIAEHDTAINAFTAVVGEQALADAAIVDAKIERGEEVGPLAGVPFAVKNLFDVAGLTTLAGSKVLQDASPAVSDSFGVATLRRADAVLVGALNMDEFACGITTENAHYGPTRNPLALEHVAGGSSGGSAAAVAAGMVPLTLGTDTGGSIRVPAAMCGIWGLKPTFGRLSRSGVVPFSWSMDHIGPLAADLRDLALGYDVLQGRDVHDHAQADRPAAPVSHLLNGTASGLRVAMLGGWFFENASEDAIGVVTEAAKRIGVTRTVVLDRTDAARAAMNLIVMSEAGASQLPALRQRARDFDPMTRGRMLAGAMLPAAYISAAQRFRSWYRRQAEALFREVDVLIAPALPFPAIRIGQDSILLNGRQVASRPCYPALTAPLSFIGLPVISMPVPRPGGLPLGIQIVARPFAEGDAFRVAAALKEI, encoded by the coding sequence ATGTCTGAAACAGCCTACGCAATTGCTGCCGATATCCGCAGCGGGCAGAGAAGAGCCGTCGACGTGGTCGGTGCGGCTCTGGCCCGCATCGCCGAGCATGACACGGCCATCAACGCCTTCACCGCAGTGGTGGGCGAGCAGGCGCTCGCCGATGCGGCCATAGTCGATGCCAAAATCGAGCGTGGCGAGGAGGTCGGCCCGCTGGCCGGCGTCCCCTTCGCCGTCAAGAACTTGTTCGACGTCGCTGGGTTGACGACGCTCGCAGGCTCAAAGGTTCTGCAGGATGCGTCGCCCGCAGTCAGCGACTCCTTTGGCGTCGCCACGCTTCGTCGGGCCGATGCGGTGCTTGTCGGCGCACTGAACATGGACGAGTTCGCCTGCGGCATCACCACGGAAAACGCCCATTACGGGCCGACCCGTAACCCCCTTGCCCTTGAGCACGTCGCCGGCGGCTCCTCTGGCGGCTCCGCGGCGGCAGTCGCTGCCGGCATGGTTCCGCTGACGCTCGGCACTGACACCGGCGGCTCGATTCGCGTCCCCGCCGCGATGTGCGGCATCTGGGGCTTGAAGCCGACCTTTGGGCGGCTTTCGCGGAGTGGTGTCGTCCCCTTCTCCTGGAGCATGGACCACATCGGCCCGTTGGCCGCCGATCTCCGGGATCTCGCTCTCGGCTACGATGTGCTGCAGGGGCGGGACGTTCACGACCACGCACAGGCAGACCGGCCTGCTGCTCCGGTTTCTCATTTGCTCAACGGCACCGCCAGCGGGCTCAGGGTCGCGATGCTCGGCGGCTGGTTCTTCGAGAATGCGAGCGAGGATGCAATCGGCGTCGTCACCGAGGCAGCGAAGCGGATCGGTGTGACGAGGACAGTCGTGCTCGACCGCACGGATGCAGCGCGCGCAGCGATGAACCTGATCGTGATGAGTGAGGCCGGCGCGTCACAATTGCCGGCACTGCGTCAGCGTGCCCGCGACTTCGACCCCATGACACGCGGCCGCATGCTCGCCGGCGCCATGCTGCCCGCCGCCTACATCAGCGCCGCGCAGCGGTTCCGCTCCTGGTATCGACGACAGGCGGAGGCCCTGTTCCGTGAGGTCGACGTGCTGATCGCCCCGGCCCTGCCATTTCCGGCAATCCGGATCGGCCAGGACAGCATCCTGCTCAACGGCAGGCAGGTCGCCTCGCGGCCATGCTATCCGGCCCTGACGGCTCCTCTCAGCTTCATCGGCCTGCCGGTGATCAGCATGCCTGTGCCGCGACCGGGCGGATTGCCGCTCGGCATCCAGATCGTGGCGCGTCCTTTCGCCGAAGGCGACGCCTTCCGGGTTGCTGCGGCACTCAAGGAGATTTGA
- a CDS encoding LLM class flavin-dependent oxidoreductase, with translation MRRARSMNDSRMMNLGVLISDVGVHPAAWLDPNSPLGGEISFPFYLKLARLAEAGKLDFFFVADTLASRAGDMAGVTRQCAYTGHFEPLTLMAALAAATQHIGLAATISSTYSEPYNAARMFASLDHISGGRAGWNVVTTAYAPAAANFGRDMQDDHALRYRRANEFVDVMNGLWDSWDDDAFIRDRASGIHFDPAKRHPLEHKGEFYRVKGPLNVPRPPQGRPVAISAGGSEPGKELAARTSEVVFSVDRDLPSARAYYQDLKGRMAKHGRAPHELAVMTALNPFVGETDEQAQEAFAELQGRIHPDVGRAILSVDLEVDLRGLPVDEPIPDGMLPARANATTSYFDMMRQAMGEKTLTVRQLYEAVAASRGGMNAVVGSARTIADRMEEWFCDGATDGFMVRISHLPDGLDRFVSLVVPELQRRGLFRKDYAGTTLRDHLGLARPQPRRG, from the coding sequence ATGAGGCGAGCCCGATCGATGAACGACAGTAGAATGATGAACCTTGGCGTCCTGATCAGCGATGTCGGCGTGCACCCTGCGGCCTGGCTCGATCCGAACAGCCCGCTCGGCGGCGAGATCAGCTTCCCGTTCTATCTGAAGCTGGCCAGGCTCGCCGAAGCCGGCAAGCTCGACTTCTTCTTCGTCGCCGACACGCTGGCGTCGCGGGCGGGCGACATGGCCGGTGTCACGCGGCAATGCGCCTACACCGGGCATTTCGAACCCCTGACCTTGATGGCAGCCCTTGCCGCCGCGACGCAGCACATCGGCCTCGCGGCGACGATCTCCTCGACCTATTCCGAGCCCTACAACGCGGCGCGGATGTTCGCCTCGCTCGATCACATCAGCGGCGGCCGGGCCGGCTGGAACGTCGTCACGACAGCCTATGCGCCCGCAGCCGCGAATTTCGGCCGGGACATGCAAGACGATCATGCGCTGCGCTATCGCCGGGCCAACGAGTTCGTCGACGTCATGAACGGGCTGTGGGACAGCTGGGACGACGACGCCTTCATCCGCGACCGCGCGAGCGGCATCCATTTCGATCCGGCGAAGCGGCATCCGCTCGAACACAAGGGCGAGTTCTACAGGGTGAAGGGGCCGCTCAACGTCCCAAGGCCGCCGCAAGGCCGCCCCGTCGCGATCAGCGCAGGCGGTTCGGAACCCGGCAAGGAGCTCGCGGCACGCACCTCGGAGGTCGTCTTCAGCGTCGACCGCGATCTCCCCAGCGCACGCGCCTATTATCAGGACCTCAAGGGCCGCATGGCGAAGCACGGCCGGGCACCGCATGAGCTGGCGGTGATGACCGCGCTGAACCCCTTCGTCGGCGAAACCGACGAACAGGCGCAGGAGGCGTTCGCCGAGCTCCAGGGCAGGATCCATCCCGATGTTGGCCGCGCGATTCTGTCTGTCGATCTCGAGGTCGATCTGCGCGGGCTGCCCGTCGATGAACCGATCCCGGACGGGATGCTTCCAGCCAGGGCAAACGCCACCACCTCCTATTTCGACATGATGCGGCAGGCGATGGGCGAGAAGACGCTGACCGTCCGCCAGCTCTACGAGGCAGTCGCAGCATCGCGGGGCGGCATGAACGCGGTGGTCGGCTCCGCCAGGACGATCGCCGACCGGATGGAAGAATGGTTCTGCGACGGCGCCACTGACGGCTTCATGGTGCGGATCTCGCATCTACCGGACGGGCTGGACAGGTTCGTGTCTTTGGTCGTGCCGGAGCTGCAGAGGCGCGGTCTGTTCCGCAAGGACTACGCGGGCACGACGCTGCGCGATCATCTCGGGCTTGCGCGCCCGCAGCCGCGCCGCGGCTGA